One genomic window of Sphingobacterium oryzagri includes the following:
- a CDS encoding hybrid sensor histidine kinase/response regulator transcription factor: MLNCSAQLTSSRVFHLGIEEGLSNNNVTTIYKDQAGVMWFGTDDGLNRYDSYRFRVYKNHPSNQSSLSDNRITDISQDADGYLWVSTKSGAARMSKDGNTFEHMKIQTSIDNRSQVKIITSVVSGFTKTKNSDFFVASTEFGLLKINKEVLAQSIPLFSNGKKIANYNVDAITSDNTGSIWISVRDHGLCFYDKKKGLVLSVEKQIGQINSMTFDAMGDLWLASNRGLIKYNLSNKSIEIKDGNSRLSEQTITHVYSGGDELYASTDGGGITVFNVITGNIRNITERGLSNAILSESVREVFIDEYARTWIATARGGINIVDPYRNQFPYIRKGDESSSNDPANYVLAMAEGKNNDLWIGTEGRGLMKWQRNGHFETYNVSNKNGSTSHSDIITSILVDDSRFVWVGSWVNGIKKLNVDDRRTEQIPFLMNDQKYEAVKVWRIFKTSKGQIIASTLGDKGLFKYEQNRNAMIPFSPNIRDVLSIYEDSSNTLWLGCWVSVIAVNTVNGTTTECFTGKPVRTVHENGPSQLWLGTEGKGLMLYDKQTNKILETYTDENGLPSNSILNIVEDSQSNLWLSTPNGLTKFSPKDRTFKNYRSSDGLQSNQFSYNAALNLRSGEIAFGGIRGFNLFDPKKIDLYRGKSTPMIIDLRINNKSYYEYRNKPQEKALDDLGEVEIDYDDASIAFTMTALEYSFPENVQYAYFLEGWDKDWNYVKGERNALYSRLTEGTYILHIKSTNADGSWTRGSNPLIIKISPPWYRSIWAYLFYISCGFILIRLYISYKNKQQKLFYEVEVSKLEAENEKLLTEKKLTFFTHIAHEFRNPLTLIVDPLQTILNKEDEHIDKQELTIIYNNSKRLNNLVDKLLMFRKVESGFYDLRPEKFNLITIIEEIFHCFKQQASKRNIQYELDIIIPSVEVFADREKFEICLFNLVSNALKFTPDKGTVKILVSIEDAEILINVIDSGPGINDQASNRIFEMFQRDYETPARSKEGFGIGLYLVKKFAELNRGTVVHKNMVPSGSCFRLSMPIRSIPPLENTEPIAPSISKSENEIEATYTAATYVEPIKTMHEQESNEISAIVNEKREVENIIRDKEYMIVVEDDVEIRNYLVKLLSSEYKVKSVASAEEALELINIQMPDIVLTDVVMGGISGIDLCIKLKSDPLFSHIPIILLTASTAEEVKLKGIESGADDYITKPFNTPILLARVKNLVQSRSRLQNYFYSEITLQKSDHKISSEYKEFLDKAITIVEKNFLNGQFTVRTMSDDLGISHSNLYKRIRTISGKSVNEFIRYVRLRKAAELLINTDNQINEIAYMIGFSDVKYFRTQFVKLFGITPTEYRRKYITLNSTSKWKN; this comes from the coding sequence ATGTTGAATTGTTCCGCTCAACTAACCAGCTCAAGGGTTTTTCACCTGGGGATAGAAGAAGGCTTGTCGAACAATAATGTAACAACTATATACAAAGATCAAGCTGGCGTGATGTGGTTCGGAACTGATGATGGCTTAAACAGATACGACAGCTATCGTTTTCGTGTCTACAAGAATCATCCTAGTAACCAATCAAGCCTATCTGATAATAGAATTACTGATATATCGCAGGATGCTGATGGGTATCTTTGGGTTTCCACAAAATCCGGAGCAGCAAGGATGTCCAAAGATGGTAACACGTTTGAGCATATGAAAATACAGACGTCAATCGATAACAGGTCGCAGGTTAAAATTATAACAAGTGTGGTATCGGGCTTCACTAAAACAAAGAATTCTGATTTTTTTGTTGCAAGTACAGAGTTCGGATTATTAAAGATAAATAAGGAGGTTTTAGCACAAAGTATTCCCCTCTTTAGCAATGGGAAGAAGATAGCTAACTACAACGTGGATGCCATTACAAGCGATAATACGGGTAGCATATGGATTTCAGTAAGAGACCATGGACTATGTTTTTATGATAAGAAAAAAGGTTTGGTCTTGTCAGTTGAAAAGCAAATCGGGCAAATAAATTCAATGACTTTCGATGCGATGGGCGACCTTTGGCTAGCTTCCAACCGCGGACTTATAAAATACAATTTATCGAATAAGTCGATAGAGATAAAAGACGGAAATAGCCGACTTTCGGAACAAACAATTACACACGTCTACTCCGGTGGCGATGAATTGTATGCTAGTACAGACGGAGGCGGAATTACGGTATTCAATGTAATTACTGGAAATATCCGGAACATAACAGAGCGGGGGCTCAGCAATGCTATTCTAAGCGAATCCGTTCGGGAGGTCTTTATTGATGAGTATGCACGCACATGGATAGCAACAGCGCGCGGGGGAATAAACATTGTTGATCCCTATCGAAATCAATTTCCTTACATCCGCAAAGGAGACGAAAGTTCTAGCAATGATCCCGCTAACTATGTCCTTGCTATGGCAGAGGGCAAAAACAATGACCTTTGGATAGGAACTGAAGGTCGAGGTCTTATGAAGTGGCAGCGGAACGGTCATTTCGAAACTTACAATGTGTCAAATAAAAATGGTAGCACTTCACATTCAGATATAATCACCAGTATTCTAGTAGATGATAGCCGATTCGTTTGGGTAGGTAGCTGGGTCAATGGAATTAAAAAATTGAACGTCGATGATCGAAGAACGGAACAAATTCCTTTTTTAATGAATGATCAGAAATATGAAGCAGTTAAAGTTTGGCGGATTTTTAAAACGTCAAAAGGACAGATTATCGCTTCCACATTAGGAGACAAAGGTCTTTTTAAATATGAGCAGAATCGAAACGCTATGATACCGTTCTCGCCAAATATACGGGATGTACTTTCTATCTATGAAGATAGCAGCAACACCCTTTGGTTGGGATGCTGGGTGTCGGTCATTGCGGTAAATACTGTTAATGGAACGACAACAGAATGCTTTACCGGAAAGCCGGTACGGACGGTGCATGAAAATGGTCCATCACAGCTTTGGCTAGGAACCGAAGGTAAAGGTCTTATGCTTTACGACAAACAAACCAACAAAATACTAGAAACATATACCGATGAAAATGGTCTCCCCAGTAACTCGATCTTAAATATTGTGGAAGATAGTCAATCTAATCTGTGGTTATCCACTCCCAATGGCTTAACGAAATTCTCACCAAAAGACCGGACTTTTAAAAATTACAGAAGTAGCGACGGACTGCAGTCAAATCAGTTTAGTTATAATGCAGCATTGAACCTTCGTTCTGGCGAAATCGCATTTGGAGGCATCCGGGGTTTCAATCTTTTTGATCCTAAAAAAATAGACTTGTATCGTGGCAAGTCTACCCCAATGATTATCGATTTAAGAATAAATAACAAATCCTATTACGAGTACAGAAATAAACCTCAAGAAAAAGCGTTGGATGACTTAGGCGAAGTGGAGATAGATTACGATGATGCTAGCATAGCTTTTACGATGACAGCCCTCGAATATTCATTTCCAGAAAATGTACAATATGCATATTTTCTTGAAGGTTGGGATAAGGATTGGAATTATGTAAAAGGTGAACGGAATGCGCTATACAGCAGGCTAACCGAAGGCACCTATATCTTACACATTAAATCAACGAATGCAGACGGTAGTTGGACTAGGGGTAGCAATCCGTTGATTATTAAAATTTCACCTCCGTGGTATAGAAGTATCTGGGCTTATCTTTTTTACATCTCATGCGGTTTTATTCTAATCCGACTATACATTTCGTATAAAAATAAACAGCAAAAATTATTTTATGAAGTGGAGGTATCAAAATTGGAAGCTGAAAATGAAAAGCTGTTAACCGAGAAAAAATTGACATTTTTCACGCATATCGCTCACGAATTCCGTAATCCACTGACCCTTATCGTAGATCCATTACAAACAATCCTTAATAAGGAGGATGAACATATTGATAAGCAGGAGCTAACGATAATATATAATAACTCCAAACGATTGAATAATTTGGTTGATAAACTATTGATGTTTAGAAAAGTAGAGAGTGGCTTTTACGACCTCAGACCGGAAAAATTTAATCTGATCACCATCATTGAGGAAATATTTCATTGTTTTAAACAACAGGCCTCTAAAAGAAATATTCAGTATGAACTAGATATAATCATACCCTCCGTAGAAGTATTTGCAGATAGGGAAAAATTCGAAATCTGTCTTTTTAATTTAGTGAGTAATGCCTTAAAATTCACTCCGGACAAAGGCACCGTAAAGATCTTGGTATCGATTGAGGATGCAGAAATTCTTATTAATGTAATTGACAGCGGACCGGGTATTAATGACCAAGCTTCAAACCGAATCTTTGAAATGTTTCAGAGAGACTATGAGACACCAGCTCGCAGCAAAGAAGGCTTCGGAATCGGGCTGTATTTAGTAAAGAAATTTGCTGAATTAAATCGCGGTACAGTAGTTCACAAAAATATGGTTCCTTCCGGGAGTTGCTTCAGGTTATCCATGCCAATTAGATCTATACCTCCATTGGAAAATACCGAGCCAATCGCTCCTAGCATATCGAAGTCGGAAAATGAAATAGAGGCAACTTACACTGCTGCGACGTATGTAGAACCTATAAAAACAATGCATGAGCAAGAATCAAATGAAATTTCTGCAATAGTAAATGAAAAACGGGAAGTCGAGAATATCATTCGAGATAAGGAATATATGATAGTTGTAGAGGATGATGTTGAGATTCGAAATTATCTAGTGAAACTGCTCTCAAGTGAATATAAAGTAAAGAGCGTAGCAAGCGCCGAGGAAGCATTGGAGCTAATAAATATTCAAATGCCGGATATCGTGCTTACGGACGTCGTTATGGGAGGTATATCAGGCATCGATCTATGTATTAAACTAAAAAGTGATCCCCTATTTAGCCATATCCCTATAATCTTATTGACTGCTAGCACGGCGGAGGAAGTTAAGCTAAAGGGGATCGAAAGTGGTGCTGACGACTATATCACCAAGCCGTTTAATACACCTATTTTGCTTGCTCGTGTTAAAAATTTAGTACAAAGCCGATCGCGATTGCAAAATTATTTCTACAGCGAGATAACCTTGCAAAAGAGCGACCACAAAATATCGAGTGAGTACAAAGAGTTTTTAGATAAGGCCATAACGATCGTAGAAAAAAACTTCCTCAACGGGCAATTTACGGTGCGTACAATGAGCGACGATCTTGGAATCAGCCATTCGAACCTTTATAAGCGGATTCGCACTATTTCAGGAAAATCCGTTAATGAATTTATTAGATATGTTAGGTTACGAAAAGCGGCGGAGCTGTTAATAAATACGGATAATCAGATTAACGAAATCGCATACATGATAGGCTTTTCTGATGTTAAATATTTCAGAACGCAGTTCGTTAAGCTTTTTGGAATAACACCAACGGAATACCGACGGAAGTATATCACACTAAATAGCACGTCGAAATGGAAAAATTAG